The Acidobacteriota bacterium DNA segment AATGTCGCCTTTCCCATTCGCGAGCACGAGCGCGTGAGCGAGGAGGAGATTCGCGAGCGGGTGGCCGCGGCGCTCGCGTGGGTCGGACTGTCGGGGATCGAGGATCGGATGCCCGCGGCGCTTTCCGGCGGCATGAAGAAACGGGTCGCGCTCGCCCGCTCGCTCGTGCTGGAGCCCGAGGTCGTCCTGTTCGACGAGCCGACCGCCGGGCTCGACCCGGTCACCGCGGCGACCATCTCCAGTCTGATCAGGAACACCAAAGACGAGTTCGGAACGACTTCGGTCGTGGTGACGCACGACATTCGCCTGGCCCGCCACGTCGGCGACCGCCTCGCACTGCTTCACGACGGGCGGTTCCGGTTCCTCGGCTGCTGGGAGGAAGCGGAACAAAGCACCGACCCCGCCCTCCGGGCGTTCCTCGAGGGTCGGCCCCGCCCCGCACAGGAGGACATCGATGCAGCGTGACTCGAACACAATCAGGGTGGGTCTGACCGTACTCGCGGCCGTCGTCGCGCTGGCCGCATTCATCTTCGCGATCGGCGAGCAGAGCGCCCTGTTCACGCCCACCAACAGCTACCGCACCATGTTCCCGAACGCCGCGGGGCTGGTCGAGGGGAACCCCGTCCAACTGAACGGCGTGACCGTCGGCAGGGTCGACCGCATCCTGCTCAGCGAAGACCCTGACAGCGAACTGCTGGAGGTGCGGATCAGCGTCGAGCGCCGCTATGCAGGCCGGCTGCGCCGAGACTCCCTGGCGCGCCTCAAGACCCTGGGTCTTCTGGGCGACAAGTACGTCGAGATCACCTCGGGTTCGCCCGAAGCCGTCCTCCTCAATCCCGGCGAGGAGATTCCGGCGGCCCTGCCGACCGACGTCGACGAACTGATCGCCAGCGGCGCGGACGTGGTCGACCATGCGGTCGTGACCGCCCGTTCCCTGTCGAACATCCTCGCCCGCATGGAGCGCGGCGAGGGGCTGCTCGGCGAGTTGGTCGCCGGCCGCGAGGACAAGCGGATCACCGACACGGTGATCCACACGCTGGAGTCAATCGATCGCCTGACCAGCCAGGTGGAGGCCGGCGACGGAGTCCTCGGGCGCCTGCTCACCGACCGCGAGATGGGCGACCGGATCGCCTCTTCGATCGAGGAGCTGGATGAGACCCTGAGGCTCCTGCGAGAAGGCGACGGGCTGGCGCCGGCGCTGCTCCGCGACAGTGAACTGAAGGCCCGCTTCGAGACGACCCTGGCGGACACCCAGGTTGCCGCCGCGGATCTCCGGGAAGTCACCGCCGACCTGCGCGAGGCCGACGGCCTCCTGCCCCGGCTCCTGAACGACGAGGAACTGAGCGAATCGCTGACCACCGAAGTCGAACAACTCCTCAAGCGGTTGAACTCGACCCTGGACCAGGTCGCGGAGGGAGACGGCACCGCGGCCCGGCTGATCAACGACCCCGCGATCTACGAGGCGCTCGACGACCTCGTGGTCGGCATCAACGAATCGAGGCTGCTGCGCTGGCTCGTCCGGAACCGCCAGAAGGCGGGCATCAAGAAGCGGTACCGGGACACGCAGGATGAGATCGCGGCAGCCGGCTCCGAGGATCCCGGGGAACGACCGTGATCATCTGCGCGCGCTGCGGCCGGAAACGGGACGCGCTCGCCGGGCCGCCCGTGCCCGGCGCCACGGGTGAGGAGATCGCCAAGCGCGTTTGCGCCGGCTGCTGGGACGAGTGGGCGGCGATGGAGATCAAGGTGATCAACGAACTGCGCCTGAACTTCATGGATCCGGCCGCGCAGGCCACCCTCACGAGTCACATGAGGGACTTCCTCTTCCCCGGCGACGACTCCACCGTGAACCCCGGGGAACGGCTCGATTTCGACTCGATCGGTGAACCCTAGCGGCCGGCGGCGGAACGCCGCGGGTCTGACCCCCTACCGCCAGGGTCGGCGCGGGGGCTCGCGGATCCGGCGGAGCATCCGGCGACGCCGGTTGTCCGGGTCGGCCGGATCGTTCGAGAACAGGCGCATCATGTCGCCGTCGCGGGCGAAGCGGTAGCGGCGTGCCGGCTTCCTGCCGTTGAGCCCCTTGGCGGTGCTCTTCGCGTAGGTCCAGAGCTGGACGTCCGGGTCATCGATGTCGCGATGCTCCTCCCATTCCGTCTTCTCCGGGTCGCCGAACAGGATGTAGACCATGCCACGATCCGTGCGCCGGCCGAGCCGGCCGGATTCCGAGTAGCGCTTGTCCGCCTCGGACGCGCGGAGGTCGAACTGCCGCCGCAGACCGGAGTCGCGGCGGCTCCAGAACTCGTCGACGAAGGCGGCGGCCTCCTCGTCCGACTCCAGAAGGAGATAGAGGGTCCGTTCCTCCTCGTCGGCAAGCTGCCCCACGGGGCCGACCAGCCAGCTCGTGTACCCGGGGCCCAGGAGAGGATTGATCAGGTCGTCCGGATGGAGCCGCTCGAGGCTCTCGGCGGCCTGGGCGCTGCCGGCGGTCAGAACGCCGAACGCAAGAGCCAGGCCGAGCCGCCGCACGTCACCGTCCCTTCAGCAGGTCCAGGAACTCTTCCCGAATCGGGCGTTCATGGAAGATGCCGCGAAGCGCCGACGTCACCGTCATGACGCCGGACTTCTCGACCCCGCGCATCTCGACGCAGAGGTGCCGGGCCTCGATCACGACCATCGCGCCGCGGACCCGCAGTTCGTCATCCAGGAAGCTCACGACCTGCTCGGTGAGCCGCTCCTGGAGCTGCGGCCGCTTGGCGTAGAACTCCAGGATGCGCGCGAACTTGGACAGGCCCAGGATCTTGTCGCCGGGAACGTAGGCGATGTGCGCGTGACCGTAGAAGGGCACGAGATGGTGGGAACACATGGAGTAGAACGGGATGTCCTTCTCCATCACCATCGCCTGGTAGTTCTCGTCGTTGGGAAAGGTCGTGACCCGCGGCTTGGTGCCCTGGTCCATCCCCCGGAACATCTCCAGGTACATGCGGGCCACTCGCTCATGGGTGGTCTTCAGATTGGGGTCGTCGAGATCGAGACCGAGCTCGATCAGCATCGCGCGGACGCGCTCCGCGAGGCGGGCCACCCGCTCCGGATCGAGGTCCCTCCGCGGACCAACTTCGTGGGTCGAGAACTGCTCGACCGGCTCCAGCATTCGCATCGGCGCATGCTACCGTAGTCGCTCGCAGTCACAGACAACAACCGGGACGGAATCCGATGAGCCGAGTCACGATCGAATACTGCGTGATGTGAAACTACCGCCCCCGAGCCGCCGGTCTGGCGGCTCAGTTGAAGGAGCGGTTCGACCTCGACACCGAACTCGTCGACGGCGGCGGCGGCGTCTTCGAGGTCGCCCTCGACGGCCGCCCCGTCTTCTCGAAGAAAGAGCTCGGTCGCTTCCCCGACAACGGCGAAGTCGAGCACGCCGTCGCCGAGCTGCTGTAGCGACACGGCTGCGGCGCAGCGACGGAGGAAGAACCCGTCCGCTGGGGCGTTCCGGGGGAGGGTTCCCAGCGGCCGCTCGCGCTCTCTGGGTTGTGGGAAGGACGGCGCTCGCTTCGGTCGGCGGCGCTTCACATCGGCGTCAGTGACTGGACCGGCGGAGGAAGTCACTTGCCTCCAGCCCGCTGGGAACCCTCCCCCGGAACGCCGGGCGGACGGGTCGTCGTTGCCGATCGGCCAAGCTGATGGCGCATCACTGCGCGTCAGCCTGGGGATAGTGGGGACCCCAGAGCAGAGCTGTCCAGATCGCTGGGTGTCGGTGCGCCGGTCTGCCGGCATCCGGTTCCTCAGGACGCTACGATCGGGCCGTGTCCGGCACCTACTCGTTGCAGCTCGGCAAAGAGGACTTCAAGTTCTCGGCGGCTCACTTCACCGTGTTTTCGGCGGACGAGGCGGAGGCGCTTCATGGGCACAACTACCGGGTGAGCGTGGAACTGAGCGGGTCCGGGGTGGACGGGCTCGAGTTCCTGGTGCCGGTCGCCGCGGCGAAGCGGGATATCCGGGCGCAGTGCGCGGCACTGGACGAGAAGGTCCTGCTGCCGGCGGAGTGCCCGCATCTTGAACTCGGGCAAGGTGACACCGTGACGGCGACCTTCGGGCAGCGGCAATACGAGTTCCCCTCATCGGAGGTCGTCCTGCTGCCCGTGGCGAACGTGACCGTCGAGGCGCTGGCCCGATTGCTCTGGCAACGCCTGGCGGACCGATGGGGCTCCCTTCACGATCGCGTGGAAACACTCGAAGTCATCGTGGCTGAAACCCGGGGCCAGGGCGCCAGCTACCGGCGCGACCTGCAGGAGCATCGCTTTGAAGACGCAGTTCGATCCTGACGAAAGCCAGGTAACGACCCTCCGTGGACTCGATCCCGAGGCCCCCGTTGCCGCGCTCAACCTCTTCCAGTTCAACGACCGCGCGCGGTACGTTCCCGGCGACGAGGAGTACGGCACCGAAGCAGCCGAAGTCTCCGGCCAGGAGGCCTTCCAGCGATACGTAGCCGCCGCGGGCCAGGTTCTTGCCGACCTGGGAGGCCACGTAGCGTTCACCACAATGGTCGATCAGGTGATGATCGGGCCCTCCGACCCCCAGTGGCATGTCGCGGCCATCATGGTCTTTCCAACCCGCCGGGCCTTCATCGAGATGACGATGAACCCCGAGTTCCAGGCCGCATCCCGGCACAGGAAGGCCGGCCTGGCGAACCACTACCAGGTGCATCTGAACGGTGCGCCGTGGGTGGAGGAGTAGTCAGCCCCAGCCGACGCGAACGGGTATCACCGACGCCGTCGCAACTGCGCCACGGTTTCGATGTGGGCCGTCTGCGGGAAGACGTCGAAGAAGGAGATGGACTCGAGGTCGAAGTCGCGGGTCAGGTCGCCGAGGTCGCGGGCGAGAGTGGCGGGGTCGCAGGAGACGTAGGTCAGGCGGCGAGGCGCCGCGTTCAGGAGGGCGCTGCGGACCTTTCGCGCCAGGCCGCCGCGGGGCGGATCGACCAGCACCCGGTCGAGGCCGGATTCCAGACCGGGACCGCCGCGCCGCCGGTCGACCCAGCTCTCGACCGCCGACCGTTCGACGCGGCAGTGGCGAAGACCGTTGCGGCGCAGGTTGTTCCGCGCGTAGCGGGCGGCCACCGACTCGCCTTCCACGGCCGTGACGGACCCGTACCGGTCGGCGAGTCCAGCGGTGAAGAAGCCTACGCCGGCGTAGAGCTCCACGGCGGCGTCGCCCTCGAAGGGCCCGACTGCCGACAGCAGCAGCGACTCCAGGAGCCCGCCGTGGGCCTGGAAGAAGCAACGGGCGTCGTAGCTGAGCTTCCTGCCCAGCAGGTCGATCTCGACATCGCCGCCCGGCAGTCCGTCAACAGGCGGCGCCGCCACGACCGGGCTGTCCGGCTCCAGGCCGGCCGCCGCCAGACTCAGGCGGCTCGGCAGCTTCTTCGAAGCGGCAGCCGGGTCGCCAGGCAGCGAGGACAAACCGCGCAGCTCGTTCTCGAGAGCCGGAGCGAGCACCGGGCAGCGGTCGACGAGGACCAGGTCGTGACTGCGACGCCGCCGGAAACCGACGCCGACGGACCCCTCGGAACGCGCGTCCCCCTCCGAACGTCTGGCAAGGTGGACCTGAGTGCGCAGCCGGTAACCCCACGTCCTCTCGCCGACCGGCTCCTCGAGGCGGCACGCGGCAAGCTGGGCCGGGTCGATGCCGCCCAGCCGGCGCAACGTCTCCCTTGCAGCCGCCGCCTTCAGTCCCAACTGCGCCGCGTCCTCGATGTGCTGGAGCTGGCAGCCGCCGCAACGCTCGTAGAACGGACACGGCGCCTCTCGCCGCAGCGGCCCCGGGGTCTTCACCTCTTCGATCTCCGCGCGGGCGTAGCTCGGGCGGCGCTCGGTGATCCTGACCTCGACCACATCGCCAGGGGCGGCCCGCGGGACGAAGACCGGCATCCCGCGCCACCGCGCGAGGCCGTCGCCGCCGAGCACGAGCTTCTCGATGGTCAGTTCAAGGCGATTGATGCCGGCAAGGGCCGCCAGCGCTTCCAGGCGTTCGGCCGACAGGGGCCGCTTCCGGGGAGTCGGCTCAGTCGTGGTCGTGGTCGTGGCCGTGGCCGCCGCCGGTGTGGCGCCGCCCGTGTTCCCAGGCCGGATCCCGGCGCGCGAACTCATCGAGCTCGCGCGGCACTTCGACCAGAGTCCGGCTGCGTTCCGGGTCGCAGACATCGTTCTCGCACTCGTAGACGTAGACGTTCCAGTCGTCGCGAGGGCGGTAGGCGCAGAGCGTCTGGTAGGTGTTGCAGTAGCCGCACTTGATCGAGAGGTTGCGGATGTTGATCACGACGCGATGGCCCTCCCGGTTCGCGGGAACCGCTGCCTGCCCCGGGCCTCAGCCGGTCGCGGACGCGAGCGCCTCCTCGATCGCGTTGCGAACCACGCTGGCCCCGGTGATGCCGATCGAGATGTAGGAGACGTCGCCCCGAGGGTCCAGCACCAGGAGGGTCGGCAGGGCGTAGAGTCCCGCGGCGCCCATCACCTCGTCTTCGGGGTCCAGGAGCACCGGGTAGCTGAACGGTGTCTTCTCGACGTAGCCGCGGACCGTTTCCAGGTCCTCCCCGCTGTTCAGGGCGAGGAAGGACACACCCCGGCCGGCGTACTCCTCGCGCAGCCGCTCGAGGATCTCCGCCTGGACAACGCAGGGCTTGCACCAGGACGCCCACATGTCGACCACGACGACGTCGCCCCGCAAGTCCGGCGGACCCAGCCGCGACCCGTCCAGCGTGTCCAACTGGAAGCTGGTCAGGATCGGATCGAGTTCCGACACCTCCGGCGGCTCGCCACCCGCGAGGATGCTCGACACGAGGAAGCCGAAAACCGCCACGAGGACCGCCCCGGCCACGCCCAAGCCGACCAGCAGGCCGACCGCCAACCGTCTTGTCATGCCGGCAGACTAGCAGCCGGCCCGGATCAGCTGCAGCCGCTGGTGGAACCGCAGTTCATGCACTTGTAGCAACTGCCGTTCCGCACCATGATCGAGCCGCAGTCGTGGCACGACGGCGCGTCCTGCTGCAGGAGAAACGTCACCGGAGCGAGGTTGCCGCCCTCCCGGGCGGGCGCCTCGGCGCCGTTCTCCGCCTCCGCGGGTTCCACGTCCGCCGGTGACCCTGCCCGCACCGCCGGCTCCGACCGCTGGATCACGCCCGCGACCTCCTGCGCCTCGCGCGACAGAAACTTCGACGCCAGCCACCGGAAGACGTAGTCCATGACGGACTTGGCCATCGGAATCTCGGGGTTCTTCGTGAATCCCGACGGCTCGAAGCGGCTGTGGGTGAACTTGTCGACGAGGATCTGAAGCGGCACCCCGTACTGCAGCGCCACGGACACCGCCTGAGCGAAGGAGTCCATCAGACCCGAAATGGTCGACCCCTCCTTGGCCATCAGCAGGAAGACCTCGCCGGGCTGGCCGTCCTCGTACAGGCCGACGGTGAGGAAGCCCTCGTGGCCGTTGATCGAGAACTTGTGGGTGATGGCCTGCCGCTCGTCCGGCAAGCGGCGGCGCGTGATGCCGGCCGCGGCCCTCGCCGCGACTTCGGCCTCCAGGTCGTCGCCGGCGTCCTTCGTCGTCGACAGCGGTTGTGAGCGCTTGCAGCCGTCGCGGTAGATGGCGACCGCCTTGAGACCGAGCTTCCAGCCCTCGATGTAGGCGTCCCGGATCTCCTCCGAAGTCGATTCCTCCGGCATGTTGATCGTCTTGCTGATCGCCCCCGAGATGAACGGCTGGGCCGCCGCCAGCATGCGGAGGTGCCCCATGTGGTGGATCGACCGCGAGCCGTTCGCCGGCTTGAAGGCGCAGTCGAACACCGCCAGGTGCTCATCCGCGAGATGGGGCGCGCCCTCGATCGTGTCGTGGTCGTCGATGTACTCGACGATCTGCTGGATCTCCGACTTCTCGTAGCCGAGCCGCTCCAGGGCCAGAGGAACGGTGCGGTTGACGATCTTGATCATCCCGCCGCCGACCAGCTTCTTGTACTTGACCAGCGCGATGTCGGGCTCGACTCCGGTCGTGTCGCAGTCCATCATGAACGCGATCGTGCCGGTCGGGGCCAGCACCGAGATCTGACTGTTGCGGATACCGTTCCGCTCGCCCTCCTCGACCACGCCGTCCCAGGACTTCTTGGCCGCGTTCAACAGCTCGAGCGGCACGTGCGCCGGATCGACCTCCTTGAGCGCGGCCCGATGGTTGCGCATGACCTGCAGCATCGGCTGGCGGTTCGCCTCGTAGCCCTCGAACGGGCCCTTGATCGCGGCGATCCGCGTCGACTGCAGGTAGGACGCACCCGACATCAGGGCGGTCACCGCACCGGCGTAGTCGCGGCCGGCAGCCGAGTCGTAGGGCAGGCCCCGCGCCAT contains these protein-coding regions:
- a CDS encoding ATP-binding cassette domain-containing protein; translated protein: MSSSRPAGSRKAVREPLYVVRGLCRRFGERAVLDDLSFDVLRGECLVVLGRSGSGKSLTLRQLNGLDPAEGGEVLFEGTDLVQLTERELYTVRRRIAMLFQSGALFDSFDVLENVAFPIREHERVSEEEIRERVAAALAWVGLSGIEDRMPAALSGGMKKRVALARSLVLEPEVVLFDEPTAGLDPVTAATISSLIRNTKDEFGTTSVVVTHDIRLARHVGDRLALLHDGRFRFLGCWEEAEQSTDPALRAFLEGRPRPAQEDIDAA
- a CDS encoding MlaD family protein — encoded protein: MQRDSNTIRVGLTVLAAVVALAAFIFAIGEQSALFTPTNSYRTMFPNAAGLVEGNPVQLNGVTVGRVDRILLSEDPDSELLEVRISVERRYAGRLRRDSLARLKTLGLLGDKYVEITSGSPEAVLLNPGEEIPAALPTDVDELIASGADVVDHAVVTARSLSNILARMERGEGLLGELVAGREDKRITDTVIHTLESIDRLTSQVEAGDGVLGRLLTDREMGDRIASSIEELDETLRLLREGDGLAPALLRDSELKARFETTLADTQVAAADLREVTADLREADGLLPRLLNDEELSESLTTEVEQLLKRLNSTLDQVAEGDGTAARLINDPAIYEALDDLVVGINESRLLRWLVRNRQKAGIKKRYRDTQDEIAAAGSEDPGERP
- a CDS encoding Fe(2+)-trafficking protein, which gives rise to MIICARCGRKRDALAGPPVPGATGEEIAKRVCAGCWDEWAAMEIKVINELRLNFMDPAAQATLTSHMRDFLFPGDDSTVNPGERLDFDSIGEP
- a CDS encoding GWxTD domain-containing protein; its protein translation is MRRLGLALAFGVLTAGSAQAAESLERLHPDDLINPLLGPGYTSWLVGPVGQLADEEERTLYLLLESDEEAAAFVDEFWSRRDSGLRRQFDLRASEADKRYSESGRLGRRTDRGMVYILFGDPEKTEWEEHRDIDDPDVQLWTYAKSTAKGLNGRKPARRYRFARDGDMMRLFSNDPADPDNRRRRMLRRIREPPRRPWR
- the folE gene encoding GTP cyclohydrolase I FolE — its product is MRMLEPVEQFSTHEVGPRRDLDPERVARLAERVRAMLIELGLDLDDPNLKTTHERVARMYLEMFRGMDQGTKPRVTTFPNDENYQAMVMEKDIPFYSMCSHHLVPFYGHAHIAYVPGDKILGLSKFARILEFYAKRPQLQERLTEQVVSFLDDELRVRGAMVVIEARHLCVEMRGVEKSGVMTVTSALRGIFHERPIREEFLDLLKGR
- a CDS encoding SelT/SelW/SelH family (seleno)protein; translation: MSRVTIEYCVMUNYRPRAAGLAAQLKERFDLDTELVDGGGGVFEVALDGRPVFSKKELGRFPDNGEVEHAVAELL
- a CDS encoding 6-carboxytetrahydropterin synthase — its product is MSGTYSLQLGKEDFKFSAAHFTVFSADEAEALHGHNYRVSVELSGSGVDGLEFLVPVAAAKRDIRAQCAALDEKVLLPAECPHLELGQGDTVTATFGQRQYEFPSSEVVLLPVANVTVEALARLLWQRLADRWGSLHDRVETLEVIVAETRGQGASYRRDLQEHRFEDAVRS
- a CDS encoding DUF1330 domain-containing protein is translated as MKTQFDPDESQVTTLRGLDPEAPVAALNLFQFNDRARYVPGDEEYGTEAAEVSGQEAFQRYVAAAGQVLADLGGHVAFTTMVDQVMIGPSDPQWHVAAIMVFPTRRAFIEMTMNPEFQAASRHRKAGLANHYQVHLNGAPWVEE
- a CDS encoding TRAM domain-containing protein is translated as MSSRAGIRPGNTGGATPAAATATTTTTTEPTPRKRPLSAERLEALAALAGINRLELTIEKLVLGGDGLARWRGMPVFVPRAAPGDVVEVRITERRPSYARAEIEEVKTPGPLRREAPCPFYERCGGCQLQHIEDAAQLGLKAAAARETLRRLGGIDPAQLAACRLEEPVGERTWGYRLRTQVHLARRSEGDARSEGSVGVGFRRRRSHDLVLVDRCPVLAPALENELRGLSSLPGDPAAASKKLPSRLSLAAAGLEPDSPVVAAPPVDGLPGGDVEIDLLGRKLSYDARCFFQAHGGLLESLLLSAVGPFEGDAAVELYAGVGFFTAGLADRYGSVTAVEGESVAARYARNNLRRNGLRHCRVERSAVESWVDRRRGGPGLESGLDRVLVDPPRGGLARKVRSALLNAAPRRLTYVSCDPATLARDLGDLTRDFDLESISFFDVFPQTAHIETVAQLRRRR
- a CDS encoding TlpA disulfide reductase family protein, encoding MTRRLAVGLLVGLGVAGAVLVAVFGFLVSSILAGGEPPEVSELDPILTSFQLDTLDGSRLGPPDLRGDVVVVDMWASWCKPCVVQAEILERLREEYAGRGVSFLALNSGEDLETVRGYVEKTPFSYPVLLDPEDEVMGAAGLYALPTLLVLDPRGDVSYISIGITGASVVRNAIEEALASATG
- a CDS encoding vitamin B12-dependent ribonucleotide reductase, translating into MSVNGSRAHEGGQGRVLEAAQAGGRQVVAAPAAAGAALPAETRSAAATASSPAGLTIERRYTEAGVHPFDRVEWDVRDAVIANEKGETVFEQHGVEVPKAWSQTATNVVVSKYFRGQLGTPERESSARQLISRVADRIADWGREGGYFSTEADAGSFHAELTHILVHQYACFNSPVWFNVGIEEHPQCSACFINSVEDTMQSILGLAKTEGMLFKFGSGTGSNLSSLRSSAETLAGGGTASGPVSFMRGFDAFAGVIKSGGKTRRAAKMVILDADHPDIVEFIRCKEVEERKAWALIEAGYDAGFNVAGGAYDSIFYQNANHSVRATDQFMQAVVEDREWTTTAVTDGRPMDTLRAAELLDMIAESTWVCGDPGMQFDSTINHWHTCPNTDRINASNPCSEYMFLDDTACNLASLNLMRFYDPATGFDTASFRHTCEIIITAQEIIVDNASYPTPKIGENSHAYRPLGIGYANLGALLMARGLPYDSAAGRDYAGAVTALMSGASYLQSTRIAAIKGPFEGYEANRQPMLQVMRNHRAALKEVDPAHVPLELLNAAKKSWDGVVEEGERNGIRNSQISVLAPTGTIAFMMDCDTTGVEPDIALVKYKKLVGGGMIKIVNRTVPLALERLGYEKSEIQQIVEYIDDHDTIEGAPHLADEHLAVFDCAFKPANGSRSIHHMGHLRMLAAAQPFISGAISKTINMPEESTSEEIRDAYIEGWKLGLKAVAIYRDGCKRSQPLSTTKDAGDDLEAEVAARAAAGITRRRLPDERQAITHKFSINGHEGFLTVGLYEDGQPGEVFLLMAKEGSTISGLMDSFAQAVSVALQYGVPLQILVDKFTHSRFEPSGFTKNPEIPMAKSVMDYVFRWLASKFLSREAQEVAGVIQRSEPAVRAGSPADVEPAEAENGAEAPAREGGNLAPVTFLLQQDAPSCHDCGSIMVRNGSCYKCMNCGSTSGCS